In the Blastocatellia bacterium genome, one interval contains:
- a CDS encoding HYR domain-containing protein, with translation MPKNFASLNRLLICGFLCLLFVWVLPGVSSRSDTSRSDLLRADQARQPRQLAGAFATARNGAAPMRSSLADLRASRALRAAATAPLAALVSATKSYQLDTDVDGDTKADPGDTLKYTVTITNSGSDPATDVMFSDTIDPNTTLVPGSVVASPVAANDAYQTIGNVHIQVPVAQGVIANDVNPGGGTLAVTQVNATAVPGGGSASASTANGSVTMSSDGSFTYTPNAGFTGATDSFTYTLGNGSGMTDTATVTINVSGMIWFVDDNAAAGGNGTLASPYNCLVGVGCFDPAANDQAGDNIFLFSGNYTGGLTLLNNQRLIGQGAPDSILTITGLPTPSGNNLLPATNGTDPVITTSGTTAITLGQDNQLHGFTVGDTTAAGTDISGNGFGTLTVKDVTVNGTGQALNLANGTIAAGSTFAAVESVGSVNQGVLLDAVGGSLMIASTTVTNATGIGILAQNLPLGASVNFGNTSITNPDADTIGNTGVRLIDNAGNVSFGQLNITPENNQRALHATNGVANSGTITTTSGTITASGAPAVEIDRTSAGTIPLVMSLTSVSASGGVNGLILDDTSGSFTVTGDGATANSGGTIQNTTGHAVTLTRASGVTLKFMRILQPGANNAANVGASGILATNLSGTNFVEKSTIEYGATAITSTFALRMDNTSTNGSLTLDASTIQNKSDGTAAISISAKGNSQITFNVQDSNTADAFDMKLTNLFGSGIIVGAGDDAGSTATVNVAVSNAKFINAAANGVNNLEMIVQQSAVLNYNVSNNTFDTVGRSSFITGVINVNATGGGRIGSVGNPATIDGNTIQNIGISSAAPGYVGIRIAPDNSSAVTHKVIISNNIIKNVWRQGILLSGRSQAVVNARINNNTIGTLAEPVGRSNRRGVEVETQQSSTMNLEVKDNPSIVGAGTSNTNSALHLRSGTDTPSNAAINATVTNNTIKNSASAGTGGWFRAETVALAPGPANMCLDLRNNVLRNSGDAADGTKEFNLLNNGLGGSTFNLNQSGNTGTITSSGTIGSTGSCTAPNLLSMPADVAAAGQGVTDQSVSLDGSLIMNQMPDNGDRLSETQVAFIVQAALTRWREMGSSAEDMARLEAVRFEISDLPEGQVAVPTTSGARLDVTAAGHGWYYDTTPMEDGEFAVPVQGTHYEALDISPAYGRVDLLTVVMRELGRVYLQGKTRVPKNLRSLMAPTLSPSVRRLPLSLYRVSVPLSGSVIKSPTDSGSLAQAGGSVRSYAFENSRPAIAQSNAEGFLMGRSLRHAALNPADGYTASDYLASRALRVGTLAPSGETVSLNIGTLPAGKSVTIMFRVMINNSLPSGVCSVTNQAHVTGSNFSPVDTNSVVTPVDRPVAISACPADIATNADNGQCTAQVTYAVPTASGCPAPTVTCNPASGSAFSKGVTTVTCTASNGSSPDATCTFTVTVSDNQAPQVACPASFSQSTDANACTAVVTYATPTATDNCSGVGAVTCTPASGTAFPKGVSTVTCSVTDASGNAGSCSFTVTVNDTQAPTITCPASSVHDTDPNVCTAVVTYAAPTVSDNCPGAGSPTCSPASGSSFPRGVTTVNCSVTDASGNSASCSFTVTVRDTQAPTISACPANISTVSSGGCEVITYTSPTATDNCGSATVTCTPPSGFCFPAGTTTVTCTASDSSPDSPDSSCSFTVTVVPCTISCPANITVGNDPNQCGAVVSFSPTTSAGCGTVACSPASGSFFPVGTMTVTCTTQTGPACSFSVTVKDTQAPTIGACPANISVVSGGACQVVNYTPPTASDNCGSASVACTPPSGFCFPSGTTPVTCVASDSSPDSPNSSCSFTVTVVPCTISCPANITVGNDPNQCGAVVNFAPSVNGGGCGTVVCSPASGSFFPVGTVTVTCTTQAGPACSFSVTVQDTQAPTITVTTQTIELWPPNHQYETITMSQLLASATDNCSGNLFNSVVIASVSSDEPENGGGDGNTVNDIVIAGNCKSVQLRAERQGGGNGRVYTIVLRVKDAAGNVTTASRTVTVPANQGHGAAIAGPGPGYTVNGTCP, from the coding sequence ATGCCTAAAAACTTCGCCTCTCTCAACCGCCTTCTGATATGTGGATTCCTCTGTCTCTTATTCGTTTGGGTGCTGCCCGGCGTGTCGAGCCGGAGCGACACGTCGCGCTCAGATTTGCTCCGCGCCGATCAAGCCCGGCAGCCGCGTCAGCTCGCCGGAGCCTTTGCGACAGCGCGCAACGGCGCGGCCCCGATGCGAAGCAGCTTAGCCGATTTGCGGGCAAGCCGGGCGCTGCGAGCCGCGGCGACCGCGCCACTAGCGGCACTCGTGTCAGCGACCAAGAGTTACCAGTTGGACACGGACGTTGACGGCGATACAAAAGCAGATCCCGGCGACACGCTGAAGTACACCGTGACGATCACCAACAGTGGGTCTGACCCGGCTACGGACGTGATGTTCTCTGACACGATTGATCCGAACACCACGCTGGTCCCCGGCTCGGTGGTGGCTTCTCCGGTTGCCGCCAACGACGCCTACCAAACCATCGGCAATGTCCACATACAGGTCCCGGTCGCGCAAGGCGTCATTGCCAACGATGTCAACCCGGGCGGCGGCACACTGGCCGTCACCCAGGTCAACGCGACGGCGGTCCCGGGCGGCGGCAGCGCCAGCGCGAGCACCGCAAACGGCAGCGTCACGATGAGCAGCGACGGCAGTTTTACCTACACGCCGAACGCCGGCTTCACCGGCGCCACCGATTCGTTTACTTACACGCTCGGCAACGGCAGCGGCATGACCGATACGGCAACCGTCACCATCAACGTCAGCGGAATGATCTGGTTCGTTGATGACAACGCGGCGGCGGGCGGCAACGGCACCTTGGCCAGCCCCTACAATTGTTTGGTCGGCGTGGGGTGCTTCGACCCCGCGGCCAATGACCAGGCGGGCGATAACATATTCTTATTCAGCGGCAACTATACGGGCGGGCTGACACTGCTCAACAATCAGCGACTGATCGGGCAGGGGGCGCCGGATTCGATATTGACCATAACCGGCTTGCCGACGCCGTCGGGCAACAATCTGTTGCCGGCGACGAATGGCACCGACCCGGTCATCACCACCTCAGGGACGACGGCGATCACGCTCGGTCAGGACAACCAGCTTCACGGGTTCACCGTCGGTGATACGACTGCCGCGGGAACCGACATCTCAGGCAATGGCTTCGGCACCTTGACGGTTAAAGATGTGACGGTGAACGGGACGGGGCAGGCTCTCAATCTTGCAAACGGCACGATTGCTGCCGGGTCGACGTTCGCCGCCGTAGAATCAGTTGGCAGCGTCAACCAGGGCGTGCTGCTAGACGCGGTGGGCGGCAGCCTGATGATCGCTTCGACGACCGTGACGAACGCCACAGGCATCGGCATCCTGGCGCAGAACCTGCCTCTGGGCGCGTCGGTCAATTTCGGAAACACCAGCATCACCAACCCCGACGCGGATACAATTGGCAACACAGGCGTCCGGCTGATTGATAACGCGGGCAATGTCTCGTTTGGCCAGCTCAATATCACTCCCGAAAATAACCAGCGCGCCTTGCATGCGACGAACGGCGTGGCCAACAGCGGCACGATCACGACGACGAGCGGAACCATCACCGCCAGCGGCGCGCCGGCGGTCGAGATAGACCGCACGTCCGCGGGAACGATCCCGCTCGTGATGTCGCTGACCAGCGTGTCGGCCAGCGGCGGGGTAAACGGCCTTATCCTGGACGACACCTCCGGCAGTTTCACTGTCACTGGCGACGGCGCGACGGCGAATTCCGGCGGCACCATCCAGAACACGACCGGCCACGCCGTCACCTTGACCAGAGCCAGCGGCGTGACGCTGAAATTTATGAGAATACTCCAGCCCGGCGCAAACAATGCGGCCAACGTGGGCGCCAGCGGCATCCTGGCGACCAACCTCTCCGGGACGAACTTCGTCGAGAAAAGCACAATCGAGTACGGCGCCACGGCGATCACCAGCACCTTCGCCCTGCGGATGGATAACACCAGCACCAACGGCAGCCTGACGCTCGACGCCTCGACGATTCAGAATAAGTCGGACGGCACGGCCGCTATCTCGATCTCGGCGAAGGGCAACTCGCAGATCACCTTCAACGTACAGGACAGCAATACCGCCGATGCCTTCGACATGAAATTAACGAACCTGTTCGGCAGCGGCATCATCGTTGGCGCCGGTGACGACGCCGGCTCGACCGCCACCGTCAACGTCGCTGTGTCGAACGCCAAGTTCATCAACGCGGCGGCCAACGGGGTCAATAATCTTGAGATGATCGTGCAGCAGAGCGCCGTGCTTAATTACAACGTCTCGAACAATACATTCGACACGGTGGGGAGGTCGAGCTTCATCACCGGCGTGATAAACGTCAACGCCACGGGGGGCGGGCGCATCGGCTCGGTCGGTAATCCGGCGACAATCGATGGCAACACGATCCAAAATATCGGCATAAGCTCGGCTGCGCCGGGCTACGTCGGTATCCGCATCGCGCCCGACAATTCGAGCGCCGTCACCCACAAAGTGATCATCTCGAATAACATCATCAAGAACGTCTGGCGGCAGGGCATCCTGCTCTCCGGGCGCAGTCAGGCGGTAGTGAACGCGCGCATCAATAACAACACAATCGGCACGCTGGCCGAACCGGTCGGCAGGTCGAATCGGCGCGGCGTCGAAGTCGAGACGCAGCAGAGTTCGACGATGAACCTTGAGGTAAAAGACAATCCGAGCATCGTCGGCGCGGGCACAAGCAACACCAATTCCGCGTTGCACCTCCGTTCGGGTACGGATACCCCATCGAACGCCGCGATCAACGCCACTGTCACCAACAACACGATCAAAAATAGCGCCAGCGCCGGAACCGGGGGCTGGTTCAGAGCCGAGACTGTCGCCCTCGCGCCCGGGCCGGCCAATATGTGCCTCGACCTGCGCAACAATGTGCTCAGGAACTCCGGGGACGCCGCGGACGGCACGAAGGAATTCAACCTGCTGAACAATGGTCTAGGCGGGAGTACCTTCAACCTCAACCAGAGCGGCAACACCGGGACGATTACCAGCTCAGGAACCATCGGCAGCACCGGCTCTTGCACGGCCCCGAACCTGCTGTCTATGCCCGCGGATGTTGCGGCCGCCGGTCAGGGCGTCACGGATCAATCCGTCAGCCTGGATGGCTCGTTGATCATGAACCAGATGCCTGATAACGGCGACCGTCTGTCGGAGACTCAAGTGGCGTTCATCGTGCAGGCGGCGCTCACCAGGTGGAGGGAGATGGGCTCTTCCGCTGAAGACATGGCGCGTCTGGAGGCCGTGAGGTTTGAGATCAGCGACCTGCCAGAGGGCCAAGTCGCCGTGCCGACCACGAGCGGAGCAAGGCTCGATGTGACGGCAGCCGGTCATGGTTGGTACTACGATACGACGCCGATGGAAGACGGCGAATTCGCGGTCCCGGTTCAAGGCACACATTATGAAGCCTTGGATATTAGTCCGGCCTACGGGCGAGTTGATTTGCTCACCGTCGTCATGCGTGAGCTTGGCCGCGTCTACTTGCAAGGCAAGACGCGCGTGCCGAAGAATCTGCGCTCGCTGATGGCGCCGACCCTTTCCCCGTCAGTTAGGCGGTTGCCGCTGAGCCTCTACAGAGTGAGTGTTCCTCTATCCGGAAGCGTGATCAAGTCGCCGACCGATAGCGGATCACTGGCTCAAGCGGGCGGCTCTGTCCGAAGCTACGCCTTTGAAAATAGCCGCCCGGCGATTGCGCAGTCCAATGCCGAGGGCTTCTTGATGGGGCGATCACTCAGGCACGCCGCGCTGAATCCGGCGGACGGTTACACGGCGAGCGATTACTTGGCGAGTCGCGCGCTGCGCGTCGGCACACTGGCGCCGAGCGGCGAAACCGTCTCCTTGAACATCGGCACCCTGCCTGCCGGCAAGAGCGTCACCATTATGTTCCGGGTGATGATTAATAATTCGCTGCCGAGCGGGGTCTGCTCGGTGACCAATCAGGCCCACGTGACCGGCAGCAATTTCAGCCCGGTCGATACCAACAGCGTGGTGACACCCGTTGACAGGCCGGTCGCCATCAGCGCCTGCCCGGCTGACATTGCGACGAACGCCGACAACGGACAATGTACGGCACAGGTGACTTACGCGGTGCCGACGGCATCGGGCTGCCCCGCGCCGACGGTAACGTGCAACCCGGCCTCCGGCTCGGCCTTCTCGAAGGGCGTGACGACCGTGACCTGCACGGCCTCAAACGGCAGTTCTCCCGACGCCACCTGCACCTTCACGGTGACGGTGAGTGACAATCAAGCGCCGCAGGTCGCTTGCCCGGCCAGCTTCAGTCAGAGCACCGACGCCAACGCCTGCACGGCGGTCGTCACCTATGCGACGCCGACGGCGACAGACAACTGCTCAGGGGTCGGCGCGGTGACTTGTACGCCGGCTTCGGGCACGGCTTTCCCGAAGGGCGTCAGCACCGTGACGTGCTCGGTGACGGATGCTTCGGGTAATGCCGGGAGCTGCTCGTTCACGGTGACTGTCAACGACACGCAAGCGCCGACAATCACTTGTCCGGCGAGCAGTGTTCACGACACCGACCCGAATGTCTGCACGGCTGTGGTCACCTACGCAGCCCCGACGGTCAGCGATAACTGTCCGGGAGCGGGGTCGCCGACCTGTTCTCCGGCCTCCGGCTCTTCCTTCCCGCGGGGCGTCACGACAGTGAATTGCTCGGTGACGGATGCGTCGGGTAATTCGGCTAGCTGCTCGTTCACCGTAACGGTCAGGGACACGCAGGCGCCGACCATCAGCGCGTGCCCGGCCAACATCAGCACCGTGTCGAGCGGCGGCTGCGAGGTCATCACTTACACTTCGCCGACGGCGACCGACAATTGCGGCAGCGCAACCGTCACCTGCACGCCGCCTTCGGGCTTCTGCTTCCCGGCAGGCACGACGACCGTGACCTGCACGGCCTCTGACTCAAGCCCCGACAGCCCGGATTCGAGCTGCTCGTTTACGGTGACGGTGGTGCCTTGCACCATCAGTTGCCCGGCGAACATCACGGTTGGCAACGACCCGAACCAATGCGGCGCGGTGGTCAGCTTCTCGCCGACCACCAGTGCCGGTTGCGGCACGGTCGCGTGTTCGCCGGCTTCAGGTTCATTCTTCCCGGTCGGCACCATGACCGTAACCTGCACCACGCAGACCGGGCCGGCGTGCAGCTTTAGCGTGACGGTCAAGGACACGCAAGCGCCGACCATCGGCGCCTGCCCGGCTAACATCAGCGTCGTGTCGGGCGGTGCCTGTCAGGTGGTCAACTACACGCCGCCGACGGCCTCGGACAACTGCGGTTCAGCTTCGGTCGCCTGTACGCCGCCGTCGGGCTTCTGCTTCCCGTCGGGAACAACCCCTGTGACCTGCGTGGCTTCTGACTCAAGCCCCGACAGCCCCAATTCCAGCTGTTCGTTTACGGTGACGGTGGTGCCTTGCACCATCAGTTGCCCGGCGAACATCACGGTTGGCAACGACCCGAACCAGTGCGGCGCGGTGGTCAACTTCGCGCCGAGTGTCAACGGCGGCGGCTGCGGCACGGTCGTCTGCTCGCCGGCTTCGGGCTCGTTCTTCCCGGTCGGCACGGTGACCGTAACCTGCACCACGCAGGCTGGGCCGGCGTGCAGCTTCAGCGTGACGGTCCAAGACACGCAAGCACCGACCATTACGGTCACGACTCAGACTATCGAGCTGTGGCCACCCAATCACCAGTATGAAACCATCACCATGAGCCAGCTCCTGGCCAGCGCGACTGACAACTGTAGCGGCAACCTCTTCAACAGCGTTGTCATTGCGAGCGTCAGCAGCGACGAGCCGGAGAATGGCGGTGGCGATGGCAACACCGTAAACGACATAGTCATTGCTGGGAACTGCAAGTCTGTGCAACTGCGCGCCGAGCGCCAGGGCGGCGGCAACGGTCGCGTCTACACCATCGTCCTCAGGGTGAAAGACGCCGCCGGCAACGTCACCACGGCGTCGCGGACGGTGACCGTGCCTGCCAACCAGGGCCACGGCGCGGCCATCGCCGGGCCCGGGCCGGGCTACACCGTCAACGGCACGTGCCCTTAA
- a CDS encoding tail fiber protein, which translates to MDPFVAEIRIFPFNFAPKGWAWCDGQLLPLSQNTALFSLLGTTYGGNGKSNFALPDLQGRAPMHPGQGPGLSLHDLGETGGSETVSLLESEIPSHSHSLSTSNEDPNNTQPAGRAPARSLDFAPASSPQVNMSDAMLAPAGGDQPHNNMQPYLTFYFCIALQGVFPPRT; encoded by the coding sequence ATGGATCCTTTTGTTGCTGAAATCAGAATCTTCCCCTTCAACTTCGCCCCGAAGGGCTGGGCCTGGTGCGACGGCCAGTTGTTGCCGCTTTCGCAGAACACCGCCTTGTTTTCGCTGCTCGGCACGACCTACGGCGGCAATGGCAAGAGCAACTTTGCGCTACCGGACCTGCAAGGCCGCGCGCCGATGCATCCGGGCCAGGGGCCTGGCCTGTCGCTGCATGATTTGGGGGAAACGGGCGGCTCGGAAACCGTCAGCCTGCTGGAGTCTGAAATCCCCTCTCACAGTCATTCGCTGAGCACCTCGAATGAAGACCCCAACAATACTCAGCCCGCGGGCCGCGCTCCAGCGAGGAGCCTCGATTTCGCCCCGGCCAGCAGCCCTCAGGTGAACATGTCGGATGCGATGTTGGCGCCGGCTGGCGGCGACCAGCCGCACAACAACATGCAGCCCTACCTGACGTTCTACTTCTGTATTGCGCTGCAAGGGGTATTCCCGCCGCGTACATAA
- a CDS encoding tail fiber protein produces MAQPYVGEIRMFAGNFAPAGWMFCEGQLLPISEYETLFQLIGTTYGGDGQSTFALPDLRGRLPLHQGNGFILAETGGAEEITLTVSQIPAHTHPPLATTAAATTRDPGNNMFGTASGDAYVQAFDAILLSPQSISATGGSQPHTNFQPYLCVDFIISLFGLFPSPT; encoded by the coding sequence ATGGCACAACCATATGTTGGTGAAATCAGAATGTTCGCAGGCAATTTCGCCCCTGCCGGGTGGATGTTCTGCGAAGGGCAGTTGCTCCCCATTTCAGAGTACGAGACGCTATTTCAACTGATCGGCACGACCTACGGCGGCGATGGGCAATCGACCTTCGCGCTGCCCGACCTGCGCGGGCGACTGCCCCTGCATCAGGGCAACGGCTTCATCCTGGCCGAGACCGGGGGGGCTGAAGAGATTACGCTCACCGTCTCTCAGATCCCCGCACACACTCACCCCCCCCTCGCCACAACAGCCGCCGCCACGACCAGAGACCCGGGAAACAATATGTTCGGCACGGCTTCGGGAGACGCGTATGTGCAGGCTTTTGACGCCATACTCCTGAGCCCGCAGTCGATAAGTGCGACCGGTGGCAGTCAGCCACACACGAACTTCCAGCCTTACCTGTGCGTGGACTTCATCATTTCGCTGTTCGGGCTCTTCCCCAGCCCCACTTGA
- a CDS encoding tail fiber protein, translated as MAEPFLSEIRIMSFVFAPKGWALCNGQLLPINQNQGLFSLLGTTFGGDGRVNFALPDLRGRVPIHVGSGHTLGERGGEQAHTLSISELPTHSHIVRATNNAATVDDGTGNIIAQAGGNEFGAPAGVVAMNPAMVGNTGGSQAHLNMQPFLTLSFCIALQGIFPSAT; from the coding sequence ATGGCAGAACCCTTCCTTTCAGAGATACGCATCATGTCGTTTGTCTTCGCGCCAAAGGGATGGGCGCTTTGCAATGGGCAGTTGCTGCCGATTAATCAGAATCAGGGGCTCTTTTCGTTGCTGGGGACGACCTTCGGCGGCGACGGGCGGGTGAATTTCGCGCTGCCCGACTTGCGCGGCCGCGTGCCCATTCATGTTGGCAGCGGCCACACGCTGGGCGAGCGCGGCGGCGAGCAGGCGCACACCCTGTCCATCAGTGAGCTCCCGACTCACTCCCATATCGTCAGGGCGACGAATAACGCCGCGACGGTAGACGACGGGACGGGTAACATCATCGCGCAAGCCGGCGGCAATGAATTCGGCGCGCCTGCGGGCGTGGTGGCGATGAATCCCGCCATGGTGGGTAACACCGGCGGCAGCCAGGCGCACTTGAATATGCAGCCGTTTCTAACATTGAGTTTCTGCATCGCGCTGCAAGGGATCTTCCCATCAGCAACCTAA
- a CDS encoding twin-arginine translocation signal domain-containing protein gives MTTSRRSFLRASSLAGIATAIAATFPSLAFGRQKRYGRPVIESVPKAVYDSPLYNLSRANFYSHIGTTFSFSGPATGRGSLKLVEVADLRPMWGPDRPEEKECFALSFVGPLQRPLKQGTYSLMHNRLGPFELFIVPSDQGDPRGLRYEANINRLYP, from the coding sequence ATGACGACATCACGACGCAGCTTTCTACGCGCAAGCAGTCTCGCAGGCATCGCCACCGCCATCGCGGCAACCTTTCCCAGTCTTGCTTTCGGCAGGCAGAAACGCTATGGCAGGCCGGTTATTGAATCGGTTCCTAAAGCGGTCTACGACAGCCCGCTTTATAACCTCTCGCGGGCAAATTTCTATAGCCATATCGGCACCACTTTCTCCTTTTCAGGGCCGGCGACCGGCAGGGGTAGCCTGAAGCTGGTCGAAGTCGCGGACTTGCGCCCGATGTGGGGTCCAGACCGCCCGGAGGAGAAGGAATGCTTCGCGCTATCATTTGTCGGGCCGCTCCAACGTCCGCTCAAGCAAGGGACCTATTCGCTGATGCACAACCGGCTTGGGCCGTTCGAGCTGTTCATCGTACCAAGTGACCAGGGCGATCCGCGCGGCCTGCGCTACGAAGCCAACATCAATCGCCTCTACCCGTAG
- a CDS encoding GNAT family N-acetyltransferase produces MTSDTPQVALREATPEDDEFLAGLYGSLRQQELDLTGWDAAQRDAFIRMQFAAQQTHYRTHYPTGVHQIILLDGLPVGRVYWADLKDELHFLDITILPEYRNRGIGTPQIERLLNQAAASGKPARIFVESYNPSLRLFERLGFTVIKTEGYLLLLEWQADKQA; encoded by the coding sequence ATGACCAGCGACACGCCGCAAGTCGCGTTGCGCGAGGCGACGCCGGAAGACGACGAATTTCTGGCGGGCCTGTATGGCAGCCTGCGCCAGCAGGAACTCGACCTGACGGGCTGGGACGCGGCGCAGCGCGATGCCTTCATCCGCATGCAGTTCGCCGCCCAGCAGACGCATTACCGCACGCATTACCCGACGGGCGTCCATCAGATCATCCTGCTCGATGGCCTTCCCGTAGGGCGCGTCTACTGGGCTGATCTCAAAGATGAGCTGCACTTCTTAGACATCACTATCCTTCCCGAGTACCGCAACCGCGGGATCGGCACGCCGCAGATCGAGCGGCTGCTCAACCAGGCCGCCGCCTCGGGCAAGCCGGCGCGCATCTTTGTTGAGAGTTACAACCCGTCCTTGCGCTTGTTCGAGCGCCTGGGCTTCACTGTCATTAAGACGGAAGGCTACCTGTTGCTATTGGAATGGCAGGCTGACAAGCAGGCGTAG
- a CDS encoding GNAT family N-acetyltransferase, with translation MSNTQRAIVGVRLRPARVEDEDFLFALYASTRAEEMAAWGWPAAQQDMFLRMQYRALEQRYAAEREVSDHQIILHDDRPIGRLLVARTADEIRLADIALLPEQRGRGIGAALIGELQEEAERAGLPLRLHVTRDNRAARLYERLGFIITGDIGSHFKMEWRPARTRE, from the coding sequence ATGAGCAACACACAGAGGGCAATCGTCGGCGTTAGATTGCGACCGGCGCGTGTCGAAGACGAAGACTTCTTATTTGCGCTCTATGCCAGCACGCGCGCCGAGGAGATGGCGGCGTGGGGCTGGCCGGCGGCGCAGCAGGACATGTTTCTGCGCATGCAGTATCGTGCCCTTGAGCAGCGTTACGCCGCCGAGCGCGAGGTCAGCGACCACCAGATCATTTTGCACGACGACAGGCCGATAGGCCGTTTGCTCGTCGCCCGCACGGCAGACGAAATCCGCCTCGCTGATATTGCTTTGCTGCCAGAACAAAGAGGGCGGGGAATCGGCGCGGCGCTGATCGGCGAGTTGCAAGAGGAAGCCGAGCGCGCCGGCCTGCCGCTGCGCTTGCACGTCACCCGCGACAACCGTGCGGCGCGGCTTTATGAACGGCTCGGTTTTATTATCACCGGCGACATCGGCAGCCATTTTAAGATGGAATGGCGGCCCGCCAGAACGAGGGAATGA
- a CDS encoding TetR/AcrR family transcriptional regulator encodes MTSATSERTPAGRMSAEERRNQIVQIAAELFSQKGFRGTTTKEVAERAGISEAIIFRHFATKDDLYAAILGFKIQQAGERLTTQLTEAASRKDDRAFFGSLAFEMLEFHCKDESFIRLLLYSALEGHDLSAFVFHSAARDFKERIHRYIQQRIADGAFRQINPAVAARAFVGMVIHQAEMRTIFKGTDDIKLSNKQCADRFVEIFLGGMLQPSPR; translated from the coding sequence ATGACATCAGCGACTTCGGAACGTACCCCGGCAGGACGGATGTCTGCCGAAGAGCGGCGCAATCAGATTGTCCAGATTGCCGCCGAGCTGTTCTCGCAGAAAGGCTTTCGCGGCACGACGACCAAAGAGGTTGCCGAGCGCGCAGGCATCAGCGAAGCCATCATCTTTCGCCACTTCGCCACCAAAGACGACCTCTACGCCGCCATCCTCGGCTTCAAGATACAGCAGGCGGGCGAGCGCTTGACCACGCAGCTCACCGAAGCCGCCAGCCGTAAAGATGACCGCGCCTTTTTTGGCTCGCTGGCCTTCGAGATGCTCGAATTCCATTGCAAAGACGAATCCTTCATCCGGCTGTTGTTGTACAGCGCGCTCGAAGGCCACGACCTGTCGGCCTTTGTCTTCCACTCGGCGGCGCGCGATTTCAAAGAACGGATTCACCGCTACATTCAACAGCGTATTGCCGACGGCGCTTTTCGGCAGATCAATCCGGCGGTGGCCGCGCGCGCCTTCGTCGGCATGGTGATACACCAAGCGGAGATGCGCACGATCTTTAAAGGCACGGACGACATCAAGCTGTCGAATAAACAGTGCGCCGACCGCTTCGTGGAAATCTTTCTTGGCGGCATGCTTCAGCCATCGCCCCGCTGA